Proteins encoded within one genomic window of Amycolatopsis sp. 2-15:
- a CDS encoding PLP-dependent transferase — translation MPVELREEIGLTDSLVRISVGIEDPDDLIADLAQALG, via the coding sequence GTGCCGGTCGAGCTGCGTGAGGAGATCGGCCTCACGGACTCGCTCGTCCGGATCTCCGTGGGCATCGAGGACCCCGACGACCTCATCGCCGATCTCGCTCAGGCCCTCGGCTGA
- a CDS encoding FAD binding domain-containing protein: MRLFEYVRTSEVADALAASAGTGAAYLAGGTTQVDLMKDGVLAPERLVDITRLPLRGVLGTGSSLHVGALTTMEELAADPLVTHRLPMVREALLLGASVQLRNMATIGGNLLQRTRCRYFRDPAVATCNKRTPGSGCAAVAGPARMHAILGVSERCIALHASDLAVALVALDALVHLEGAGGTRTVPLTEFYLEAGTTPDVETVLAPGELITEVEIPLLPETTRSGYLKVRDRVSYEFALVSVAAALEIEDGVVSTARIGLGGVGSKPWRALAAEDVLRGAPPTAANFRDAAAAALAGAWTVPGTTFKVELAQRALVRQLQTVSEISR; the protein is encoded by the coding sequence ATGCGCTTGTTTGAGTACGTGCGGACGTCCGAGGTGGCCGACGCACTGGCGGCGTCGGCGGGCACCGGCGCCGCCTATCTCGCCGGCGGCACCACCCAGGTCGACCTGATGAAGGACGGTGTCCTCGCACCCGAGCGGCTGGTCGACATCACCCGGCTGCCGCTGCGCGGGGTCCTGGGTACCGGGAGCTCGTTGCACGTCGGCGCGCTGACCACGATGGAGGAGCTGGCCGCGGATCCGCTGGTCACGCACCGGCTGCCCATGGTGCGCGAGGCGCTCCTGCTCGGGGCCTCCGTGCAGTTGCGGAACATGGCCACGATCGGCGGCAACCTCCTGCAGCGCACACGTTGCCGGTATTTCCGTGACCCGGCGGTCGCCACCTGCAACAAACGCACGCCGGGGTCCGGCTGCGCCGCCGTCGCCGGACCGGCCCGGATGCACGCGATCCTCGGCGTGAGCGAGCGGTGCATCGCGCTGCACGCGTCCGACCTCGCCGTGGCCCTCGTGGCGCTGGACGCCCTGGTGCACCTCGAAGGCGCCGGGGGAACACGGACGGTGCCGCTCACGGAGTTCTACCTGGAGGCGGGCACGACGCCGGACGTGGAAACCGTGCTGGCCCCTGGCGAGCTGATCACGGAGGTCGAGATCCCGTTGTTGCCGGAGACCACGCGCTCGGGCTATCTGAAGGTTCGGGACCGGGTGTCCTACGAGTTCGCCCTCGTTTCGGTGGCGGCGGCACTCGAGATCGAGGACGGGGTCGTGAGTACGGCACGGATCGGCCTCGGCGGTGTCGGTTCGAAGCCATGGCGGGCCCTGGCGGCCGAGGACGTGCTGCGGGGCGCGCCGCCGACCGCGGCGAACTTCCGCGACGCCGCGGCGGCTGCGCTCGCGGGAGCGTGGACCGTGCCGGGCACCACGTTCAAGGTCGAGCTGGCTCAACGGGCACTGGTCCGGCAGCTCCAGACCGTATCGGAGATCTCCCGATGA
- a CDS encoding (2Fe-2S)-binding protein, giving the protein MTSTPKLRMAPRTSAPDATEITTALVVNGEARVVVADSRVTLLDALRDRLHLTGTKKGCDQGACGACTVLADGHRVLSCLTLVAQCEGREVTTIEGLSRDGSPHPMQEAFVRHDAFQCGYCTPGQIMSAVALLAEGRARTDEDIREFMSGNLCRCAAYPNIVAAIREVADTGGTDALV; this is encoded by the coding sequence ATGACCTCCACGCCCAAGCTACGCATGGCGCCGCGGACCTCCGCGCCGGACGCCACCGAGATCACCACGGCACTCGTCGTGAACGGCGAAGCGCGGGTGGTGGTCGCCGACTCGCGCGTCACGCTGCTCGACGCCCTGCGCGACCGGCTGCACCTCACCGGCACCAAAAAAGGCTGCGACCAGGGCGCGTGCGGCGCGTGCACAGTGCTCGCCGACGGGCACCGGGTGCTTTCGTGCCTGACGCTGGTCGCACAATGCGAAGGCCGTGAGGTGACCACCATCGAGGGGCTGTCGCGCGACGGAAGTCCGCACCCGATGCAGGAGGCGTTCGTGCGGCACGACGCTTTCCAGTGCGGCTACTGCACACCCGGCCAGATCATGTCGGCCGTGGCGCTGCTGGCCGAGGGCCGCGCGAGGACCGACGAGGACATTCGCGAGTTCATGAGCGGGAACCTCTGCCGCTGTGCCGCGTACCCGAACATCGTGGCCGCGATTCGGGAAGTGGCGGACACGGGAGGTACCGATGCGCTTGTTTGA
- a CDS encoding aminotransferase class I/II-fold pyridoxal phosphate-dependent enzyme — translation MKSGNYKQRDVGGRQLRPETLMMGYGFSPALSEGSLKPPMFLTSTFVFESAQQGKDFFDITSGRRPAREGEEAGLVYSRFNNPNFEILEDRLAVWDEAERGAVFSSGMAAIATTVLTFVGPGEVVLHSRPLYGGTETLVRSTLSALGIPSAGFTDGLDRGDVTNAAEEAMALGPVGVIFVETPANPTSGVVDLSLMADVADLIAQRQGRRPVVVCDHTLLGPMFQQPLRHRADLAVYSLTKYAGGHSDLVAGGLTGSADLVGRVDRTRGAIGTQLDPHSSWLLLRSLETLHIRAERACRNARRLAEFLAGPKWTISGSSSPAIRPGQCSTGKPPRRDRPSRSTSRAGKPVRSPSWSGCGSANWP, via the coding sequence ATGAAGAGCGGGAACTACAAGCAGCGTGACGTCGGAGGTCGGCAGCTGCGGCCGGAGACCTTGATGATGGGCTACGGCTTCTCGCCGGCGCTGTCCGAAGGATCGCTGAAGCCGCCGATGTTCCTGACTTCGACGTTCGTGTTCGAGTCCGCCCAGCAGGGCAAGGACTTCTTCGACATCACGTCGGGGCGGCGCCCGGCCCGCGAGGGCGAGGAGGCGGGCCTGGTGTACTCCCGCTTCAACAACCCGAACTTCGAAATCCTCGAGGACCGGCTCGCGGTCTGGGACGAAGCCGAGCGCGGCGCCGTCTTTTCGTCAGGCATGGCGGCGATCGCGACGACGGTGCTGACGTTCGTCGGCCCCGGTGAGGTTGTCCTGCACTCGCGGCCCCTTTACGGAGGCACCGAAACGCTGGTGCGCAGCACTTTGTCGGCACTGGGAATTCCATCGGCCGGGTTCACCGACGGCCTCGACCGGGGTGACGTCACGAACGCCGCCGAGGAGGCGATGGCGCTCGGGCCGGTCGGGGTGATCTTCGTGGAGACACCGGCCAATCCGACCAGCGGCGTTGTCGACCTGTCGTTGATGGCCGACGTGGCCGACCTGATCGCACAACGACAAGGCCGGCGCCCGGTGGTCGTGTGCGACCACACGCTCCTGGGCCCGATGTTCCAGCAACCGCTGCGCCACCGTGCCGACCTCGCGGTGTACTCGCTGACCAAGTACGCCGGAGGGCACAGCGACTTGGTGGCCGGCGGCCTCACCGGCAGCGCCGACCTGGTCGGCCGCGTCGATCGCACCCGCGGCGCGATCGGAACGCAGCTCGACCCCCATTCGTCCTGGCTGCTGCTGCGTTCGCTGGAGACCCTGCACATCCGTGCGGAGCGAGCGTGCCGCAACGCGCGGCGCCTCGCGGAGTTCCTGGCCGGACCAAAGTGGACTATCTCGGGTTCCTCGAGCCCGGCGATCCGGCCCGGGCAGTGTTCGACCGGCAAGCCACCGCGCCGGGATCGACCTTCTCGTTCGACGTCGAGGGCGGGGAAGCCGGTGCGTTCGCCTTCCTGGAGTGGCTGCGGATCTGCAAACTGGCCGTGA
- a CDS encoding AAA family ATPase has product MLLGRHRECATLDKLVGAVRAGQGRALLLVGEAGAGKTALLRYVAAHAAECRVLRTAGVEAEMELPFAGLHQLCVPLLDRLDRLPAPQRQALSTAFGLTAGSAPDRLLVGLAVLSLLADAGAERPLVCLVDDLQWLDHASAQALAIAARRLFAESVGLVFATRERVPAAVLIGVAELPVLGLPAGDARALLRTALPGPVDERVVEQIVTDAGGNPLALLELPRRMPPSELAGGFGLPAARDSPGRIEASFQERVARLPEASRWLLLVAAADPLGDAVLVWSAAELLGVGVDAAAPAVSAGLVEFGARVGFRHPLVRSAVYDSATEQQRQRAHQALAECTNPDSDPDRRVWHRARAVAGPDEEVAAELARSATRAQARGGLPAAAAFLARAVELTRDPVSRAERALAAARFAFDAGAPEMALGLLSVAQAGRLDDRHHAKVNLLRAEVAFAVSRGAEAPMLLLKTAQQLESFDTRLARDTYLQALSAARFALHLAVGGNVVEVAEAARRAPSRRARPPRRTCSSTAWPPATPVSSPPVANC; this is encoded by the coding sequence GTGCTGCTGGGTCGCCACCGTGAGTGCGCAACGCTCGACAAGCTGGTCGGAGCCGTCCGTGCGGGGCAGGGCCGTGCGCTGCTGCTGGTCGGCGAAGCCGGGGCCGGTAAGACCGCGCTGCTGCGGTACGTCGCCGCGCACGCCGCGGAGTGCCGGGTGTTGCGCACGGCCGGCGTCGAGGCCGAGATGGAACTGCCGTTCGCCGGGTTGCACCAGCTGTGCGTGCCCCTGTTGGACAGGCTGGACAGGCTGCCGGCCCCACAGCGTCAAGCGTTGAGCACTGCCTTCGGCCTGACCGCGGGTTCGGCGCCGGACCGGCTCCTCGTCGGGCTGGCCGTGCTGAGCCTGCTGGCCGACGCCGGCGCCGAGCGTCCGCTGGTGTGCCTGGTCGACGACCTGCAGTGGCTCGATCACGCTTCGGCTCAGGCGCTGGCGATAGCGGCGCGCAGGCTGTTCGCCGAATCCGTGGGCTTGGTCTTCGCGACGCGAGAACGGGTGCCGGCTGCCGTGTTGATCGGCGTCGCCGAGCTGCCGGTCCTGGGACTGCCCGCCGGGGACGCCCGGGCCCTGTTGCGGACGGCGCTGCCGGGACCGGTGGACGAACGCGTGGTGGAGCAGATCGTCACGGACGCCGGGGGAAATCCGCTGGCGTTGCTGGAGTTGCCGCGGCGCATGCCGCCCTCGGAACTCGCCGGCGGCTTCGGTCTGCCCGCCGCCCGGGATTCACCGGGCCGGATCGAGGCGAGTTTCCAGGAACGGGTCGCGCGGCTGCCGGAAGCGTCCCGATGGCTGCTGCTGGTCGCGGCGGCCGACCCGCTCGGCGACGCGGTGCTGGTGTGGAGTGCCGCCGAACTGCTGGGGGTGGGGGTCGACGCGGCCGCCCCCGCCGTGTCGGCGGGCCTCGTCGAATTCGGCGCACGGGTGGGGTTCCGGCACCCGCTCGTGCGCTCGGCGGTCTACGACAGCGCCACAGAGCAGCAACGGCAGCGTGCACACCAGGCGCTGGCGGAGTGCACGAACCCCGACTCCGATCCGGACCGCAGGGTGTGGCACCGCGCCCGGGCCGTCGCCGGGCCGGACGAGGAGGTGGCGGCCGAGCTGGCCCGGTCGGCGACCCGCGCGCAGGCCCGAGGCGGCCTTCCCGCCGCCGCGGCATTCCTGGCTCGTGCGGTCGAGCTCACCCGCGACCCGGTGAGCCGGGCGGAGCGAGCGCTCGCCGCCGCGCGGTTCGCGTTCGACGCGGGCGCGCCCGAGATGGCGCTCGGCCTGTTGTCGGTGGCGCAGGCGGGCCGCCTCGACGACCGGCACCACGCGAAGGTCAACCTGCTCCGAGCCGAGGTGGCGTTCGCGGTCAGCCGGGGCGCGGAAGCGCCCATGCTGCTGCTCAAGACCGCTCAACAGCTGGAGTCGTTCGACACGCGCCTGGCCAGGGACACCTATCTGCAGGCCCTGTCGGCGGCGCGGTTCGCGCTCCACCTCGCGGTCGGCGGCAACGTGGTGGAGGTGGCGGAAGCGGCCCGGCGCGCCCCCTCCCGAAGGGCCCGCCCACCCCGGCGGACCTGCTCCTCGACGGCCTGGCCGCCCGCGACACCGGTGAGCTCGCCGCCGGTAGCGAACTGCTGA
- a CDS encoding xanthine dehydrogenase family protein molybdopterin-binding subunit, which produces MTTFQTLPFIGTGLSRVDGPRKVSGQALYSSDFSAAGQAHAALVRSTIAAGRITAIDASVAESAPGVVKVFSHLSTPPLARGPMTPLGASPPAPMQDDRVLHHAQHVALVVAETREQADAAAALVRVEYAAAEPVLDPDDPRAVTVDNPWGLDHERGDLVAGLAAAHVTVEAEYSTSDNTNNPLGLFATLAEWDGDRLTVHDSTQWPSMVQETLAAVFGLPEESVRVLSPFVGGGFGAGLRAWPHVILAAMAARELGRPVKIVLTRPQMFTSVGHRPKGVQRVRLGASADGRLLALEHRSRSLLAVDDDDYEPFAAGSAAAYACPNIRTWDQQVRVNIPAPVSMRAPAEAQGNFALESAMDELALALRMDPLDLRLRNYADTHPGLGLPWSGKALRECYTVGAERFGWSRRPAEPRTLRDGHWLVGQGMAGVSYPWYQAPCRARATVAADGRATVSSAAIDIGTGTYTVMTQLSAELLGLPPERVRFDLGDSDLPKAPQAGGSGLTGALGSAVHDACARLIGAVLDLARDDPGSPLHGSAPADVIATGGRIQRRDDPDRGETYTAVLTRHGLPELTAEGSSTPADPHRLGMAPAGSFGAHFAEVRVDEDLGLVRVTRVVSVIDGGRILNEKTATSQIIGGVIGGIGMALFEDTVTDPATGRITNATFGDYLVPVHADIPDLDVTFVGEPDRMNPIGTKGVGEVGLVGVAAAIANAVHHATGVRVRSLPITLDALL; this is translated from the coding sequence ATGACCACCTTCCAGACACTGCCGTTCATCGGCACCGGACTGAGCCGGGTCGACGGGCCCCGCAAGGTCAGCGGCCAGGCGCTCTACTCGTCGGACTTCAGTGCGGCCGGCCAGGCGCACGCCGCCCTCGTGCGGAGCACCATCGCGGCCGGACGAATCACCGCGATCGACGCGTCCGTCGCCGAATCGGCACCCGGGGTCGTGAAGGTGTTCAGCCACCTGAGCACACCCCCGCTGGCGCGGGGACCGATGACTCCGCTGGGCGCGTCGCCGCCGGCCCCGATGCAGGACGATCGCGTGCTGCACCACGCCCAGCATGTCGCACTCGTCGTGGCCGAGACCCGCGAACAGGCCGATGCGGCCGCGGCGCTGGTCCGCGTCGAGTACGCGGCGGCCGAACCGGTCCTCGACCCGGACGATCCGCGCGCGGTCACCGTCGACAACCCGTGGGGCCTGGACCACGAGCGCGGTGACCTCGTGGCGGGTCTGGCCGCGGCGCACGTGACGGTCGAGGCCGAATACTCCACGTCGGACAACACCAACAACCCCCTCGGCCTGTTCGCCACCCTCGCCGAGTGGGACGGCGACCGGCTCACGGTGCACGACTCGACGCAGTGGCCGTCGATGGTGCAGGAGACGCTCGCAGCGGTCTTCGGCCTGCCCGAGGAGTCGGTGCGGGTGCTCAGCCCGTTCGTCGGCGGCGGATTCGGTGCCGGTCTGCGGGCGTGGCCGCACGTGATCCTCGCCGCGATGGCGGCGCGGGAACTGGGCCGCCCGGTGAAGATCGTGCTGACGCGGCCGCAGATGTTCACTTCGGTCGGCCACCGACCCAAGGGCGTCCAGCGGGTACGGCTCGGCGCGAGCGCCGACGGCCGTCTGCTCGCGCTGGAGCACCGCAGCCGCTCGCTGCTGGCCGTCGATGACGACGACTACGAACCCTTCGCGGCGGGCTCGGCCGCGGCCTACGCCTGCCCGAACATCCGCACCTGGGACCAGCAGGTGCGCGTGAACATCCCGGCCCCGGTCTCGATGCGAGCACCGGCGGAGGCACAGGGGAACTTCGCGCTCGAATCGGCGATGGACGAACTGGCGCTGGCCCTCCGCATGGACCCGCTGGACCTGCGCCTGCGCAACTACGCCGACACGCACCCCGGGCTGGGCCTGCCGTGGTCGGGCAAGGCGCTGCGGGAGTGCTACACCGTGGGCGCCGAGCGGTTCGGGTGGTCCCGGCGCCCGGCCGAGCCGCGAACCCTGCGCGACGGGCACTGGCTCGTCGGCCAGGGCATGGCGGGCGTGAGCTACCCGTGGTACCAGGCGCCGTGCCGAGCCCGGGCGACAGTGGCGGCCGACGGGCGGGCCACCGTCAGCAGCGCGGCCATCGACATCGGCACCGGGACCTACACGGTGATGACCCAGCTCTCGGCGGAACTGCTCGGCTTGCCCCCGGAGCGAGTGCGCTTCGACCTCGGTGACTCGGACCTGCCGAAGGCACCTCAGGCCGGCGGGTCCGGGCTCACCGGCGCCCTCGGCTCGGCCGTCCACGACGCGTGTGCGCGGCTGATCGGCGCCGTGCTCGACCTCGCGCGCGACGACCCCGGATCACCGTTGCACGGCAGTGCTCCCGCGGACGTGATCGCCACCGGCGGACGGATCCAACGGCGCGACGACCCGGACCGCGGCGAGACCTACACCGCCGTATTGACCCGCCACGGACTGCCGGAGCTCACCGCCGAGGGAAGCAGCACCCCGGCCGATCCCCACCGCCTGGGAATGGCACCCGCGGGGTCGTTCGGAGCGCATTTCGCCGAGGTCCGCGTCGACGAGGACCTCGGCCTGGTCCGGGTGACACGCGTGGTGTCGGTGATCGACGGTGGGCGGATCCTCAACGAGAAGACGGCCACCAGCCAGATCATCGGTGGCGTGATCGGCGGGATCGGCATGGCGCTGTTCGAGGACACGGTCACCGACCCGGCCACCGGTCGCATCACGAACGCCACTTTCGGCGACTATCTGGTCCCCGTGCACGCGGACATCCCCGACCTCGACGTGACCTTCGTCGGCGAGCCCGACCGGATGAACCCGATCGGCACCAAGGGAGTCGGTGAGGTCGGCCTGGTGGGCGTCGCCGCCGCGATCGCCAACGCAGTGCACCACGCGACCGGGGTACGCGTGCGGTCGCTGCCGATCACTTTGGACGCATTGCTGTGA
- a CDS encoding MerR family transcriptional regulator, translating to MKIGELAERTGVSRRLLRYYEEQGLLMPTRSPNGYREYGEPHVDVVQQIKGLLDAGLPTRIIQQLLPCLDQPHTIYAPFVTPEMITTLQHEQARLSERIEFLTRNRDAIAGYLETVLSVTSENTASMTAS from the coding sequence ATGAAAATCGGAGAGCTCGCTGAGCGCACCGGCGTCTCTCGTCGGTTGCTGCGCTACTACGAGGAGCAGGGCCTGCTCATGCCCACCCGCTCCCCCAACGGTTACCGTGAGTACGGAGAGCCGCACGTGGACGTCGTGCAGCAGATCAAGGGACTGCTCGACGCCGGCCTCCCGACCCGCATCATCCAGCAGCTCCTGCCGTGCCTGGACCAGCCGCACACCATCTACGCGCCCTTCGTCACACCCGAAATGATCACCACACTGCAGCACGAACAAGCCCGACTCTCCGAACGCATCGAATTCCTCACCCGCAACCGGGACGCCATCGCCGGCTACCTCGAAACCGTTCTCAGCGTCACGTCTGAGAACACCGCGAGCATGACCGCATCGTGA
- a CDS encoding LysR family transcriptional regulator gives MTPDLRQLRYFVAVAEESSYTRAAEQLMISQQSLSQQITLLERMLGVKLFDRDTRGTRLTAVGALFLPEARAVLTRADEAFDLVARATRGEVGRLCLAFLATTTNYLLPPVVRAVRQRLPELRLTTEETTIALLVEGLRKGRYDVAFTRPPLVDGLESRTLVSEPVCAVLPEDHPLAGRAELALAELAGERWVLTPRSSWEPWHQAFDSSFRTAGFTPDVVHRDASVQALLGLVAAGVGITRLARSASSLRRSGVVFVPITGELVSTEMVWLAGNDSAALHALLDVVTDIALSTDFTEAG, from the coding sequence GTGACCCCTGATCTTCGGCAGCTGAGGTACTTCGTCGCTGTCGCGGAGGAGTCCAGCTACACACGCGCGGCCGAGCAGCTCATGATCAGCCAGCAGTCGCTGTCGCAGCAGATCACCTTGCTGGAACGCATGCTGGGCGTGAAGCTCTTCGACCGCGACACCCGCGGCACCCGCCTGACCGCGGTCGGCGCGCTGTTCCTCCCCGAAGCCCGCGCGGTGCTCACCCGGGCAGACGAAGCGTTCGATCTGGTGGCCCGGGCCACGCGCGGCGAGGTCGGCCGCCTGTGCCTCGCCTTTCTCGCGACCACCACGAACTACCTGCTGCCGCCAGTGGTGCGCGCGGTCCGGCAACGGCTCCCCGAGCTCCGGCTGACCACAGAGGAAACGACGATCGCCCTGTTGGTCGAGGGGTTACGCAAAGGTCGCTACGACGTCGCGTTCACCCGGCCGCCGCTTGTCGACGGCCTGGAATCGCGCACGCTCGTGAGCGAACCGGTGTGCGCGGTCCTGCCCGAAGATCACCCGCTGGCCGGCCGCGCCGAACTGGCTCTCGCCGAGCTGGCCGGCGAACGCTGGGTCCTGACCCCGCGCAGCTCCTGGGAACCGTGGCACCAGGCGTTCGACAGCTCCTTCCGGACAGCCGGATTCACCCCCGACGTGGTCCACCGGGACGCGAGCGTGCAGGCGCTGCTCGGCCTCGTCGCCGCCGGAGTGGGGATCACGCGGCTCGCCCGGTCGGCGAGCAGCCTGCGCCGCTCGGGTGTGGTCTTCGTGCCGATCACCGGAGAGCTCGTCTCCACCGAAATGGTCTGGCTGGCGGGCAACGACTCCGCCGCGCTCCACGCGCTGCTGGACGTCGTCACCGACATCGCCCTCTCGACCGACTTCACCGAAGCCGGCTGA
- a CDS encoding TIGR03619 family F420-dependent LLM class oxidoreductase — protein sequence MKLGLRLPQRLGVDLQHDVVEAARTAEAAGYASLWTYEQLLFPETPLEPYAPPNVPWPESGRQTADPLAVLTAAAVVTEKVRLGTAVLIAALHTPVPLAKALATVDQISGGRVIAGLGAGWSSDVLRATGATRGDRGRFLDEMLDVFDAVWGPDPVSIRSPRVIIDKASVLPKPASKIPVMLAGGASNLGRSSSSTALQRIAQRADGWLPLLTTPGPAGAAALRADWDRIRDMATGYGRDASRMELVVVGNVTFTDRPAGPDRSAFVGTLDQIVEDIHTAEEAGADELIVDLNLQDWFTSTGKMLEKAVEIRERAAA from the coding sequence ATGAAACTCGGACTGCGGCTGCCTCAGCGGCTGGGAGTGGACCTGCAACACGACGTGGTCGAAGCCGCCAGAACGGCCGAAGCGGCCGGATACGCGAGCTTGTGGACCTACGAACAGTTGTTGTTCCCGGAGACACCGCTCGAACCGTATGCGCCGCCGAACGTGCCGTGGCCGGAAAGCGGGCGCCAGACCGCCGATCCGCTGGCGGTTCTCACGGCCGCGGCGGTGGTGACCGAGAAGGTACGGCTCGGTACGGCCGTGCTGATCGCGGCTCTCCACACCCCCGTGCCGCTGGCGAAGGCGCTGGCCACGGTCGATCAGATCAGCGGCGGCCGCGTCATCGCGGGCTTGGGCGCCGGTTGGTCCAGTGACGTGCTGCGGGCCACAGGCGCCACCCGGGGGGATCGCGGGCGGTTCCTCGACGAGATGCTGGACGTCTTCGACGCGGTGTGGGGACCGGATCCGGTGAGCATCCGGAGTCCTCGGGTCATCATCGACAAGGCCTCGGTCCTGCCGAAGCCCGCGTCGAAGATCCCGGTGATGCTCGCCGGCGGTGCCAGCAACCTGGGCCGCAGTTCCAGTTCCACGGCCCTGCAGCGCATCGCCCAGCGTGCGGACGGCTGGCTGCCGCTGCTGACCACACCCGGGCCGGCCGGAGCCGCGGCCTTGCGCGCGGACTGGGACCGCATCCGGGACATGGCCACTGGGTACGGCCGCGACGCGAGCCGGATGGAGCTGGTCGTGGTGGGCAACGTCACCTTCACCGACCGTCCGGCCGGACCCGACCGATCGGCGTTCGTCGGCACGCTCGACCAGATCGTGGAGGATATCCACACGGCCGAAGAGGCCGGCGCGGACGAGCTCATCGTGGATCTGAACCTGCAGGACTGGTTCACCAGCACGGGGAAGATGCTCGAGAAGGCGGTGGAGATCCGCGAACGGGCCGCCGCCTGA
- a CDS encoding helix-turn-helix transcriptional regulator, whose translation MRAFCDEADAGVEELRWLWLAGTTAPDLWDYRSWERLATHHVEQARAAGALTTLPLAVTSRVAVHVVLGELAEAAALVGEIDVLAEAIGVGLAPYGAVMLAAWQGREEETSAMVAATRAEVLARGEGAGAQIYAWAEALLGNSLGRYADAVAATDLVEQEQLLVGAGLWMMAERVEATARNGQPDEAAQAFRRLSAHTRVSGTEWALGIEARCRALVTEGSVAEDNYVESVERLGRSRVRGELARAHLLYGEWLRRNRRRQAAREQLRTAHDLFTEMGMDAFARRAQRELLPGGELPRRHAAEGGAELTAQEVQIAWLVREGLSNAEIGTRLFLSPRTVEWHLGKMFGKLGITSRKQLRTLPRPACPGPVRGPTGVTPGSEDGSPGSR comes from the coding sequence TTGCGGGCGTTCTGCGACGAGGCCGACGCCGGCGTGGAGGAGCTGCGCTGGCTGTGGCTGGCCGGCACCACCGCGCCCGACCTGTGGGACTACCGAAGCTGGGAGCGGCTCGCGACGCACCACGTCGAGCAGGCCCGTGCCGCCGGGGCGCTCACCACGCTTCCGCTGGCCGTGACCTCGCGCGTGGCGGTGCATGTGGTCCTGGGCGAGCTGGCCGAGGCAGCCGCGCTGGTCGGCGAGATCGACGTCCTGGCCGAGGCGATCGGCGTCGGCCTCGCGCCGTACGGAGCGGTCATGCTCGCCGCCTGGCAGGGCCGCGAGGAAGAGACTTCGGCGATGGTCGCAGCCACCCGCGCCGAGGTGCTGGCTCGCGGTGAGGGCGCCGGGGCGCAGATCTACGCGTGGGCGGAGGCGCTGCTGGGCAACAGCCTGGGCCGTTACGCCGACGCGGTGGCCGCGACCGACCTCGTGGAGCAGGAACAGCTGCTGGTCGGAGCGGGCCTCTGGATGATGGCCGAACGCGTCGAAGCGACGGCCCGGAACGGGCAGCCGGATGAGGCCGCGCAGGCGTTCCGGCGGCTTTCCGCGCACACCCGGGTCAGCGGCACGGAATGGGCACTCGGCATCGAGGCCCGGTGCCGGGCGCTGGTCACCGAAGGCTCGGTCGCGGAGGACAACTACGTGGAGTCCGTCGAACGGCTCGGCCGGTCACGCGTGCGCGGGGAACTGGCGAGAGCCCACCTGCTGTACGGCGAGTGGCTGCGCCGGAACCGGCGGCGGCAGGCGGCGCGCGAGCAGCTGCGGACCGCGCACGACCTGTTCACGGAAATGGGGATGGACGCGTTCGCGCGCCGGGCGCAGCGGGAACTGCTGCCGGGCGGGGAACTGCCGCGCCGCCACGCCGCCGAAGGAGGTGCCGAGCTCACCGCGCAGGAAGTCCAGATCGCTTGGCTGGTCCGGGAAGGCCTGTCGAACGCCGAGATCGGGACGCGGCTGTTCCTCAGTCCGCGCACGGTGGAATGGCACCTGGGCAAGATGTTCGGCAAGCTCGGCATCACCTCGCGCAAGCAGCTGCGCACCCTGCCGAGGCCCGCCTGTCCCGGGCCCGTCCGAGGGCCGACCGGGGTGACTCCCGGGTCCGAGGACGGCAGTCCGGGATCACGCTGA
- a CDS encoding PPOX class F420-dependent oxidoreductase — translation MTEMEENEWKAFVGEGTRTGKVATVRADGAPHIAPVWFLLDGDDLVFTTENVTVKAHDLIRDGRAAVCVDDEVAPYSHAVLWGHTDICEDPGQLRTWATSIAARYMGEDRAREFGERNSVPGMLLVRMHIEHVSAYAAIA, via the coding sequence ATGACCGAAATGGAAGAGAACGAGTGGAAAGCCTTCGTCGGGGAAGGCACCCGCACGGGCAAGGTGGCCACCGTGCGGGCGGACGGGGCCCCGCACATCGCCCCCGTGTGGTTCCTCCTGGACGGCGATGATCTCGTGTTCACCACGGAGAACGTGACGGTGAAAGCCCACGACCTCATCCGCGACGGACGGGCCGCGGTCTGCGTCGACGACGAGGTGGCTCCCTACTCCCACGCTGTCCTCTGGGGACACACGGACATCTGCGAGGACCCCGGACAGTTGCGCACCTGGGCGACGAGCATCGCGGCGCGATACATGGGTGAGGACCGTGCGCGCGAGTTCGGCGAACGCAACAGCGTCCCCGGCATGCTGCTCGTGCGGATGCACATCGAGCACGTGAGCGCCTATGCGGCCATCGCCTGA